In the genome of Fulvivirga maritima, one region contains:
- a CDS encoding ABC transporter substrate-binding protein translates to MNYKKLLLVVGLLLSINFLYAQESKQQQYLNAKSLFNQESYNLAMEAFKPLMKRSEDNPFAEYASFYYALAAYNQGYVPMAKNMLLQIKERFPKWSKTNEVKYWLGKIYMESKEYNQAITILDDINDRSFNEDIDNLKFYYLEQIEEVENVKQLHENHKDDKVLGEVLAKKIAAQSLVNQDQKLLAELVKKFDLNAADYQTIIDEKPVFKEKYRVAVLFPFLMDRLAPNDRPKVNQLVLDLYDGIRFALDTLREQGIKVEVYAYDTERSKASTKKILEKEELKSMDLIIGPLFAEPRELVQEFSFQYKINMINPLSSEADVVGKNPYSFLFNPSNETIGRKTAEYVSKHARNNTGLIIYGETSQDSAVAMAYKQKIQSEGFNIIATKRVEKDDTRQILDMLVNRGKIGGGPEEEAIYRIKEDSVGHIFVASTNELISSKVISAVQTRGDSIMVVASADWLKMSVVGYDVYEKLGAALFAPLYVNTDKPEYIRFREDYISKHRVVPSQYASIGYEMMLFLGESLNKYGRYFQTGWDKNEFIPGYLTPGFSYSNTQDNSIVPILNFGPEGVDVIYELDEKE, encoded by the coding sequence ATGAATTATAAAAAACTATTACTTGTAGTCGGGCTTTTACTATCGATTAATTTCCTCTATGCGCAGGAAAGTAAGCAGCAGCAATACCTGAATGCTAAAAGCCTCTTTAACCAGGAAAGTTACAACCTGGCTATGGAAGCTTTTAAGCCGCTGATGAAAAGATCAGAGGATAATCCTTTTGCTGAATATGCTTCCTTTTATTATGCTCTAGCAGCTTATAACCAGGGGTATGTGCCCATGGCTAAAAACATGTTATTGCAGATAAAAGAACGCTTTCCTAAATGGTCTAAAACCAATGAGGTGAAATATTGGTTAGGCAAAATCTATATGGAGAGTAAAGAATATAATCAAGCTATCACCATTCTTGATGATATTAATGATCGCTCTTTTAATGAAGATATAGATAACCTTAAGTTCTATTATTTAGAGCAGATTGAAGAGGTAGAAAATGTAAAGCAGCTTCACGAAAATCATAAAGATGATAAAGTACTGGGAGAGGTGCTGGCAAAAAAGATTGCAGCACAGTCATTAGTCAATCAGGATCAGAAGCTTCTGGCCGAGCTGGTTAAAAAGTTTGATCTCAATGCCGCTGATTACCAGACTATCATAGATGAGAAGCCGGTGTTCAAAGAAAAATATAGAGTAGCAGTGCTTTTCCCATTTTTAATGGATAGGCTTGCTCCTAATGACAGACCGAAAGTTAATCAGTTAGTACTTGACCTTTATGATGGCATAAGGTTCGCCTTAGATACACTGCGAGAGCAAGGAATAAAAGTAGAAGTTTACGCATATGATACAGAGCGCAGTAAAGCATCAACCAAAAAGATTCTGGAAAAGGAAGAACTAAAAAGCATGGACTTAATTATAGGGCCATTGTTTGCTGAGCCTAGAGAGTTAGTGCAAGAGTTCTCTTTTCAATATAAAATCAATATGATCAATCCGCTATCATCAGAGGCAGATGTAGTGGGTAAAAATCCTTATTCTTTCTTATTTAATCCTAGTAATGAGACTATAGGAAGAAAAACGGCTGAGTATGTAAGCAAACATGCACGCAATAATACAGGTTTGATTATATATGGTGAAACATCACAAGATTCTGCTGTAGCCATGGCTTATAAGCAAAAAATTCAAAGTGAAGGTTTCAATATTATAGCTACTAAAAGGGTAGAGAAAGATGATACCAGGCAAATATTAGATATGCTGGTAAATAGAGGTAAAATAGGTGGTGGCCCTGAAGAAGAAGCTATTTATAGAATTAAGGAAGATAGTGTAGGGCACATATTTGTAGCTTCTACCAATGAACTGATTTCTTCTAAAGTAATTAGTGCAGTACAAACCAGGGGTGATTCTATAATGGTTGTAGCTTCTGCTGATTGGTTGAAAATGTCAGTAGTAGGATATGATGTTTATGAGAAACTAGGAGCAGCTTTATTTGCCCCATTATATGTAAATACTGATAAGCCTGAGTACATCAGGTTTAGAGAAGATTATATTTCAAAACACAGAGTAGTTCCTTCTCAATATGCCAGCATAGGTTATGAGATGATGTTATTCCTGGGTGAAAGCCTTAATAAATACGGGAGGTATTTTCAAACAGGATGGGATAAAAACGAGTTTATACCAGGTTATCTGACTCCTGGTTTTAGTTATTCTAACACTCAGGATAATAGTATAGTACCTATATTAAACTTTGGCCCGGAAGGAGTAGATGTAATATACGAACTAGACGAAAAAGAATGA
- the hemL gene encoding glutamate-1-semialdehyde 2,1-aminomutase, translating into MKIETSKSLFNKAQNFIPGGVNSPVRAFKSVGGDPLFIKSAKGAYMYDADGNGYIDMINSWGPMILGHAHEEIGAAVVEAVKTSLSFGAPTKAEIDIAELICELFPSVEKVRMVNSGTEATMSAIRLARGYTDREKIIKFEGCYHGHGDSFLIAAGSGAATMGVPNSPGVTEGVAKDTLTAPYNDLEAVKNLIESNIDNIAAIILEPVAGNMGCITPKEGYLQGLRQLCDEHGIILIFDEVMTGFRLSQGGAQELFNVSADLTTMGKIIGGGMPVGAYGGKKEIMEYVSPVGPVYQAGTLSGNPVAMAAGYAMLSHLKSHPELYTQLENTTKQIKEGFEANLSKLGLNYTINQIGSMISLFFSDKEITDFETAKTSDTELFGKYFRGMLNEGIYLAPSQFETLFVSAVITDDLVDKIVEANFKVLQAIH; encoded by the coding sequence ATGAAGATAGAAACTAGCAAATCACTATTTAATAAAGCACAAAATTTTATACCCGGAGGGGTAAACTCTCCGGTAAGAGCATTTAAATCAGTAGGAGGAGATCCTCTATTCATCAAGTCTGCAAAAGGCGCTTACATGTATGATGCTGATGGTAATGGCTATATAGACATGATTAACTCATGGGGGCCTATGATTCTTGGGCACGCTCATGAAGAAATAGGAGCCGCAGTGGTAGAAGCTGTTAAAACTTCTCTATCATTCGGAGCGCCTACTAAAGCGGAAATAGATATAGCTGAGCTTATTTGTGAATTGTTTCCTTCAGTAGAAAAAGTGCGAATGGTAAACTCAGGTACTGAAGCTACCATGTCAGCCATACGCCTTGCCAGGGGCTATACTGATAGAGAGAAGATTATCAAGTTCGAAGGGTGTTATCACGGCCATGGTGATTCTTTTTTGATAGCTGCCGGAAGTGGTGCAGCTACTATGGGGGTACCTAACAGCCCCGGAGTAACTGAGGGAGTGGCTAAGGATACACTTACAGCTCCTTATAATGATTTGGAAGCGGTTAAAAACCTTATAGAAAGTAATATTGATAACATAGCGGCTATTATATTAGAACCTGTAGCGGGCAATATGGGCTGTATTACGCCTAAAGAAGGTTATCTTCAAGGTCTAAGACAGCTATGTGATGAACATGGTATTATTCTGATCTTTGATGAAGTAATGACTGGCTTCAGGCTGTCTCAAGGGGGTGCGCAAGAGCTTTTTAACGTATCAGCTGACCTTACCACTATGGGAAAAATCATAGGAGGAGGAATGCCTGTAGGTGCTTATGGCGGTAAAAAGGAAATAATGGAGTACGTCTCGCCAGTGGGGCCGGTTTACCAGGCAGGTACGCTGTCAGGTAATCCTGTGGCTATGGCTGCTGGTTATGCCATGCTTAGCCATCTTAAGTCGCACCCAGAGCTGTATACGCAATTGGAAAATACCACCAAGCAGATAAAAGAAGGTTTTGAAGCTAATCTCTCTAAGCTGGGATTAAATTATACTATCAACCAGATAGGCTCTATGATTAGCCTGTTTTTCTCTGATAAAGAAATTACAGACTTTGAAACGGCTAAAACATCTGATACTGAGCTTTTTGGTAAGTACTTCAGAGGTATGTTAAATGAAGGTATTTACCTGGCTCCATCTCAGTTTGAAACCTTATTTGTTTCAGCCGTTATTACTGATGATTTAGTGGATAAAATAGTGGAAGCTAACTTTAAAGTGCTTCAGGCTATTCACTAA
- a CDS encoding DUF3667 domain-containing protein, giving the protein MRIRRKTSQCPNCGASLDQVYNYCPQCGQENTNNSVSLKTLLGDFFNTYFALDSKFVKTIIPFFIKPGKLTTKYIEGKRASYSHPLRLYLILSIFFFFVLTKAAKKEGIGDFDSGDSKIALRDVEDLGRTTRKALQDNLSEQEIDSILSKVKSDDLEDFKDAINQGLTAEQISTLKSKLSEDAQQKLGLISPDSSNTSLDSLITESTTTLADSTSRKSRKNKSFIIPPLDWKLIEDLKYEKQYSDEAILDSMKLDNLSGFQRRISIQTIRFKRNPEGAYLYILSNLPIMMLLLVPIFAAILKLLYIRRHQLYIKHLILSLYLHAFAYFIYGIVILIVISTDMPSSTDNILITISFVWMAVYAYISYLRVYKQHWAKTFMKFIITGWMYCTFICLFLTSEALISLLLF; this is encoded by the coding sequence ATGAGAATAAGAAGAAAGACGAGCCAGTGTCCGAATTGCGGAGCATCTTTAGATCAGGTATATAATTATTGCCCTCAATGTGGGCAAGAAAACACTAACAACAGTGTATCTTTAAAAACACTTTTAGGCGATTTCTTCAACACCTATTTTGCGCTAGATTCTAAGTTTGTAAAGACCATTATACCATTTTTCATTAAACCTGGTAAACTTACAACCAAGTACATTGAAGGAAAAAGGGCTTCTTATTCTCACCCACTAAGGCTTTATCTTATCCTGAGCATATTTTTCTTTTTTGTACTTACCAAAGCTGCAAAAAAAGAAGGAATTGGTGATTTTGATAGTGGGGACTCAAAAATAGCTCTTAGGGATGTAGAAGATTTAGGCAGAACTACGCGAAAGGCGCTTCAGGATAATTTATCTGAACAAGAAATAGACTCCATATTGAGTAAAGTAAAATCTGACGACTTGGAAGACTTTAAGGATGCAATTAATCAGGGGCTAACAGCAGAGCAGATATCTACTTTAAAGAGTAAGCTGAGTGAAGATGCTCAACAAAAACTTGGCCTTATATCTCCTGATTCTTCAAACACCTCTTTGGATTCTCTGATTACTGAGTCTACTACAACTTTAGCTGACTCCACTTCGCGCAAATCCAGAAAAAATAAATCTTTTATCATACCTCCACTGGACTGGAAGCTTATAGAAGACCTTAAATACGAAAAGCAATATTCTGATGAAGCAATTTTAGACTCTATGAAGCTTGATAACTTATCTGGCTTCCAGAGACGTATTTCTATACAAACCATAAGGTTTAAAAGAAACCCGGAAGGAGCCTATTTATATATACTTAGCAATTTGCCTATAATGATGTTATTATTGGTACCTATTTTCGCGGCTATCTTAAAATTGCTTTACATAAGAAGGCATCAGCTATACATCAAACACCTGATTCTCAGCCTTTACCTGCATGCTTTCGCTTATTTTATTTATGGGATAGTGATACTAATTGTTATCAGTACAGATATGCCAAGTAGCACTGATAATATACTGATAACAATTAGCTTTGTGTGGATGGCAGTATATGCCTATATTTCATATCTAAGAGTCTATAAACAACACTGGGCTAAGACCTTTATGAAATTTATAATTACAGGCTGGATGTACTGCACTTTCATATGCTTGTTTTTAACATCCGAAGCTTTAATCTCTCTATTACTATTTTAG
- a CDS encoding potassium transporter KefB, translating into MERLASWLNVRAIRKSALIGAVIGFLVITVFFVVGGGWELTFRVWFPTLTVTIGGLSGGIFYGLMYFIRRKGGWIMVFINILSVIVFVIALWLSSVAGFAVTGDWN; encoded by the coding sequence ATGGAGAGACTGGCTTCATGGTTAAATGTTAGAGCTATAAGGAAGAGTGCTCTGATAGGTGCAGTAATAGGCTTTTTAGTAATCACAGTATTTTTTGTAGTAGGTGGTGGCTGGGAACTGACTTTTAGGGTTTGGTTTCCAACACTCACAGTTACTATAGGAGGCCTTTCCGGAGGGATATTTTATGGTTTAATGTACTTTATTAGAAGGAAAGGAGGCTGGATTATGGTATTCATTAATATCCTCAGTGTCATTGTGTTTGTAATTGCCCTATGGCTTAGTTCAGTAGCGGGTTTTGCAGTAACAGGAGATTGGAATTAA